The proteins below are encoded in one region of Geomonas ferrireducens:
- a CDS encoding OmpA family protein: MQKTARKPVSRIRAAACALLFLAALADTSQVLAAETPHDYTLNVSAGGLKFSGQDELRHSLVYDIRFGYDIVGTSIVDSFGIEGGLSYASSTSSKDNTKARAYLMRIDAIYPFLPRKRLVPFLAVGAGGMVIERPTATEGSPLLAWGGGMKYFLTEYLALRLDVRQNILFNVGSRNDFQYMLGLSFLMDRDTKIRRLPLPPPPPAERKGTAAPAVPVIDFDKQQEPGKKAPEKPAEPETPAQVPLPAAVIAAPVAAVTGLLSQPEQPKTAAPQEAVAPAAKPVEAQPQPEPAPQTKVPVKVELAEPFAAPLPEASSQEMIESILCPLDPPATQKQRVLKKPSTTIFFDNGSAVIKPQFMPEINRIAAYVKKHPGSEVHIEGHTDRNGISDKNVDLSRARMISVRQALVKKIGRVKVKLTEQAFGCRLPIESNREEKGRSKNRRATIEVTPP; the protein is encoded by the coding sequence ATGCAAAAAACCGCTAGAAAACCGGTATCAAGGATCAGGGCCGCGGCGTGCGCCCTGCTTTTCCTCGCTGCGCTGGCCGACACGTCCCAGGTTCTGGCGGCTGAGACCCCGCACGACTACACCCTGAACGTCTCCGCCGGCGGCCTTAAGTTCTCCGGGCAGGATGAACTGCGCCACAGCCTCGTGTACGACATCAGGTTCGGCTACGACATCGTCGGCACCAGCATTGTGGACAGCTTCGGCATCGAGGGGGGGCTCTCCTACGCCTCCTCCACCTCATCCAAGGACAACACGAAGGCCCGCGCCTACCTGATGAGGATCGACGCCATCTATCCGTTTCTCCCCCGTAAGCGCCTGGTCCCCTTTCTCGCCGTTGGCGCAGGAGGTATGGTGATCGAGCGCCCGACCGCAACCGAGGGATCACCGCTACTGGCCTGGGGCGGCGGGATGAAGTACTTCCTCACGGAGTACCTGGCCCTGAGGCTGGACGTGCGCCAGAACATCCTGTTCAACGTCGGAAGCCGCAACGACTTCCAGTACATGCTCGGCCTCAGCTTCCTCATGGACCGCGACACGAAGATCAGGCGCTTGCCGCTGCCTCCTCCCCCACCGGCAGAGAGAAAAGGGACCGCGGCACCCGCCGTCCCGGTCATCGACTTCGACAAGCAGCAGGAGCCGGGTAAGAAGGCACCTGAGAAACCGGCCGAGCCGGAAACACCGGCGCAGGTTCCGCTTCCCGCTGCGGTTATCGCGGCACCGGTCGCCGCGGTCACCGGTCTGTTGAGCCAGCCGGAGCAACCAAAGACTGCAGCGCCGCAGGAGGCGGTAGCCCCCGCTGCGAAACCGGTCGAGGCCCAGCCCCAGCCCGAGCCCGCCCCGCAGACGAAGGTGCCGGTGAAGGTCGAGCTTGCCGAGCCGTTCGCGGCGCCGCTTCCCGAAGCGTCCTCCCAGGAGATGATCGAATCCATCCTATGCCCCCTCGATCCTCCGGCGACGCAGAAGCAGAGGGTACTTAAGAAACCGTCGACGACCATCTTCTTCGACAACGGCAGTGCCGTGATAAAGCCGCAGTTCATGCCCGAAATCAACAGGATCGCCGCCTATGTAAAGAAGCACCCCGGAAGCGAGGTCCACATCGAAGGGCACACCGACCGCAACGGTATTTCAGACAAGAACGTCGACCTATCGAGAGCGCGCATGATCAGTGTAAGGCAGGCGCTCGTCAAGAAGATCGGCAGGGTGAAGGTGAAGCTTACCGAGCAGGCCTTTGGATGCCGTCTGCCGATCGAGAGCAACAGAGAGGAAAAAGGAAGGTCGAAAAACAGAAGGGCCACCATCGAGGTGACCCCGCCCTAA
- a CDS encoding pilus assembly protein TadG-related protein, giving the protein MSGEDSAFDTSYVTIMLVVFLVVTGLAIDIGYMYVSEEDLQHSAEMAALTGAQNIKQRYLQQAQTDPRLLAGVANDLVQAQARSAAVDLVTGKHDAAALVGLLNNNGNALTGDNDITVGFWNMSSRSYTPGATPVNAVQVRTRRTAESSSVGLGTLGTFIAKISGTDSFGTTPVATAALVPGTRANIAICAEATPASCTFPEICSIPERRMSHAPWDAQEKGVLANRYLYTSLLHPVTITNAMSDLVCQEMPVQEVCGLPIFTAASGSDAILRDIKAMMYDPQVDRSNKEYDKNGRLVGWWLIVPATDCSAFEPGGSYQQHTVTRYALVRISRICTTGAPGCGKAQAQADQPANACTPGGEGLYIDRISSVACNDPNKRLLPGLRPVLVD; this is encoded by the coding sequence GTGTCCGGAGAAGATTCAGCCTTCGATACCAGCTACGTCACCATCATGCTGGTCGTCTTCCTCGTGGTGACAGGTCTTGCCATCGACATCGGCTACATGTACGTAAGCGAAGAGGATCTGCAGCATTCCGCCGAGATGGCGGCGTTGACCGGTGCCCAGAACATCAAGCAGCGCTACCTCCAGCAGGCCCAGACCGACCCCAGACTGCTTGCCGGGGTCGCGAACGACCTGGTGCAGGCGCAGGCGCGCAGCGCCGCGGTCGATCTCGTCACAGGCAAGCACGACGCCGCGGCCCTCGTGGGACTCCTCAACAACAACGGCAACGCGCTCACCGGCGACAACGACATCACCGTCGGCTTCTGGAACATGAGCAGCCGCAGCTATACCCCGGGTGCCACCCCCGTGAACGCCGTGCAGGTTAGAACCAGGCGCACCGCCGAGAGCAGCTCGGTAGGCCTTGGCACCCTCGGGACCTTCATCGCAAAGATCAGCGGTACCGACAGCTTCGGTACCACCCCGGTCGCCACCGCGGCCCTGGTCCCCGGGACCCGCGCCAACATCGCCATCTGCGCCGAGGCGACCCCTGCCTCCTGCACCTTCCCGGAGATCTGCAGCATCCCGGAGCGGCGCATGAGCCACGCTCCGTGGGACGCGCAGGAAAAAGGCGTCCTCGCGAACCGTTATCTCTACACCTCCCTTTTGCATCCGGTCACCATCACGAACGCCATGTCCGATCTCGTTTGCCAGGAGATGCCGGTCCAGGAGGTGTGCGGTCTCCCGATCTTCACCGCGGCAAGCGGCAGCGATGCGATTCTGCGTGACATCAAGGCCATGATGTACGATCCGCAGGTGGACCGCTCCAACAAGGAGTACGACAAAAACGGGAGGCTTGTCGGGTGGTGGCTCATCGTTCCCGCTACCGACTGCTCCGCCTTCGAGCCCGGCGGCAGCTATCAGCAGCACACCGTGACGCGGTATGCGCTGGTGCGTATCAGCAGGATCTGCACGACGGGAGCACCGGGATGCGGCAAGGCGCAGGCACAGGCGGACCAGCCGGCCAACGCCTGCACTCCCGGCGGGGAAGGGCTCTACATCGACCGGATCTCCAGCGTCGCCTGCAACGATCCCAATAAGCGCCTCCTCCCGGGGTTGCGTCCGGTGCTGGTCGATTAG
- a CDS encoding SRPBCC family protein, protein MKRITKSLIMATALTIATTGIAMATPSTQIWIPSTDVQAFKSLHLGIDNYTRTSSGGSEFRPNVYDLGLTAGVLPFEKVQAEVGVDYMTYGINALDSNPLSFNAKLGTPEDSLFSGSPALAFGGYGFGTKKDLTDSNIVYGLAAKTLPVVGRLSAGYYVGNDKVIGDKNDGVLLSWDRTMSEISDKLWVAADYQGGDNTVGAFSFGASWAFTKNVSVILGYDIYNDQSMAGKNTFTTQLDINFP, encoded by the coding sequence ATGAAAAGAATCACCAAAAGCCTCATCATGGCAACGGCGCTGACCATCGCAACCACCGGGATCGCAATGGCGACCCCCTCCACCCAGATCTGGATCCCGTCCACCGACGTGCAGGCCTTCAAGTCGCTGCACCTTGGCATCGACAACTACACCCGGACTTCCTCCGGCGGTTCCGAATTCCGTCCCAACGTCTACGACCTTGGGCTCACCGCCGGTGTGCTCCCCTTCGAGAAGGTTCAGGCCGAGGTCGGCGTGGACTATATGACCTACGGGATCAACGCGCTTGACAGCAACCCCCTCTCCTTCAACGCCAAGCTAGGCACCCCGGAAGACTCCCTCTTCTCCGGCTCCCCTGCGCTCGCTTTCGGCGGTTACGGCTTCGGCACCAAGAAGGACCTGACCGACAGCAACATCGTGTACGGTCTCGCCGCCAAGACCCTTCCGGTAGTGGGGCGCCTCTCCGCCGGCTATTACGTCGGCAACGACAAGGTGATCGGCGACAAGAACGACGGCGTGCTCCTCTCCTGGGACCGCACCATGAGCGAGATCTCGGACAAGCTCTGGGTTGCCGCCGACTATCAGGGTGGCGACAACACGGTAGGCGCTTTCAGTTTCGGCGCCTCCTGGGCCTTCACCAAGAACGTCTCGGTGATTCTGGGCTACGACATCTACAACGACCAGTCGATGGCCGGCAAGAACACCTTCACCACCCAGTTGGACATCAACTTCCCCTAA
- a CDS encoding L-lactate MFS transporter — MAQASSNKGWQVVSAGTGINLALGVLYAWSIFKGAIKSSIEKGGPDAFQWSLSSINDPYALCCLAFAFSMILAGKCQDKIGPAKTALIGGILVGAGFTLMGYSNSYAAWVTGFGVLAGSGFGFGYSAATPPALKWFSSKKTGLIAGIVVAGFGLAPVYIAPLSSYLLGAYGIQQSMYILAAGFAVIVCGLSFALVNPPKGYVPAEPVLKGEGQAAPAKKSGYDATVSEMLKSPKFYMLWACFFIGAGAGLMVIGSVAGLAKHSMGSMAFVAVAIMAIGNASGRVVAGVLSDKIGRRATLTIMLGFQAILMFAAVPVVGSGSAVMLVILASLIGFNYGSNLTLFPSFAKDYWGFKNYGLNYGVLFSAWGVGGLVMGRVSEMMNAQPGGLNKSFILAGSCLALGTVITFFLREKKAVEVEAAEVAGEKVAVKVSA, encoded by the coding sequence ATGGCACAAGCATCATCTAACAAGGGCTGGCAGGTAGTCTCCGCCGGAACCGGTATCAACCTGGCGCTCGGGGTGTTGTATGCCTGGAGTATCTTCAAGGGGGCCATCAAGTCGTCCATCGAAAAGGGCGGCCCCGATGCCTTCCAGTGGAGCTTGAGCTCCATCAACGATCCCTACGCACTCTGCTGTCTCGCGTTCGCCTTCTCGATGATCCTCGCGGGCAAGTGCCAGGACAAGATCGGTCCGGCCAAGACCGCGCTGATCGGCGGCATCCTCGTCGGGGCGGGCTTCACCCTCATGGGTTACTCGAACAGCTACGCCGCCTGGGTCACCGGCTTCGGCGTCCTTGCCGGCTCCGGCTTCGGTTTCGGCTACTCCGCCGCCACCCCGCCGGCACTCAAGTGGTTCTCCTCCAAGAAAACCGGCCTCATAGCAGGCATCGTGGTCGCCGGCTTCGGTCTGGCACCGGTCTACATCGCCCCGCTCTCAAGCTACCTCTTGGGCGCCTACGGCATCCAGCAGTCCATGTACATCCTCGCCGCCGGCTTCGCCGTCATCGTCTGCGGCCTCTCCTTCGCCCTGGTCAACCCGCCCAAAGGGTACGTCCCGGCCGAGCCGGTACTGAAGGGTGAGGGGCAGGCGGCTCCGGCGAAGAAGTCCGGTTACGACGCAACGGTCAGTGAAATGCTCAAGTCTCCCAAGTTCTACATGCTGTGGGCCTGCTTCTTCATCGGTGCCGGCGCCGGCCTCATGGTGATCGGTTCAGTGGCCGGTCTCGCCAAGCACAGCATGGGCTCCATGGCCTTCGTGGCGGTAGCCATCATGGCGATCGGCAACGCCTCCGGCCGCGTGGTCGCCGGTGTCCTCTCCGACAAGATCGGCCGCCGCGCCACCCTGACCATCATGCTCGGCTTCCAGGCCATCCTGATGTTCGCCGCGGTCCCCGTGGTCGGCTCCGGTTCCGCCGTGATGCTCGTTATCCTTGCATCGCTGATAGGCTTCAACTACGGCTCCAACCTGACCCTCTTCCCCTCCTTCGCGAAGGATTACTGGGGCTTCAAGAACTACGGCCTCAACTACGGCGTGCTCTTCAGCGCCTGGGGCGTGGGCGGCCTCGTCATGGGCCGCGTCTCCGAGATGATGAACGCCCAGCCGGGTGGCCTGAACAAGTCCTTCATCCTCGCCGGCTCCTGCCTGGCCCTTGGTACCGTGATCACCTTCTTCCTGCGTGAGAAGAAAGCGGTCGAGGTCGAGGCAGCCGAGGTGGCGGGCGAGAAGGTCGCCGTCAAGGTTTCCGCCTAG
- a CDS encoding DUF1634 domain-containing protein: MVGNDHEAGAEVHPIELVLARLLRLGSLIAAALLTVGIALMTMGMTVLAPKLITAGLLVLLGTPVMRVVAASIIFTKERDWHFAFFSIVVLCAMAAGIYFGKGD, encoded by the coding sequence GTGGTAGGAAACGATCACGAGGCGGGCGCGGAGGTGCACCCGATCGAGCTGGTTCTCGCGCGGCTGTTGCGGCTGGGTTCCCTGATCGCCGCTGCGCTTCTCACGGTGGGGATAGCGCTCATGACGATGGGGATGACCGTCCTCGCACCGAAACTGATCACCGCCGGGCTGCTCGTGCTGCTTGGGACCCCGGTGATGCGCGTGGTGGCGGCAAGCATCATCTTCACCAAGGAGCGGGACTGGCACTTCGCCTTTTTCTCCATCGTGGTGCTCTGCGCCATGGCCGCCGGCATCTACTTCGGCAAGGGGGACTAG
- a CDS encoding DUF309 domain-containing protein, with product MDPCREETPQELLQAIEEFNSGAWFECHETLEELWVGSKGEMRDFYQGVLQIAVALHHWRNGNFKGAEGLLERACDMLRRVSAACQGVDVARLVEDAGVMRAALVSLGAERMAELDPVLVPTLHPPPRAGDAP from the coding sequence ATGGATCCGTGCCGGGAAGAAACCCCGCAGGAACTGCTTCAGGCAATCGAGGAGTTCAACTCCGGCGCCTGGTTCGAGTGCCACGAGACGCTCGAAGAACTCTGGGTGGGGTCCAAGGGGGAGATGAGGGACTTCTACCAGGGGGTGCTGCAGATAGCCGTAGCGCTGCACCATTGGCGTAACGGCAACTTCAAGGGGGCCGAGGGGCTTTTGGAGCGCGCCTGCGACATGCTGCGCCGGGTCTCCGCGGCTTGCCAGGGGGTGGACGTGGCGCGGCTTGTGGAGGACGCAGGGGTGATGCGCGCGGCGCTTGTCTCCCTGGGGGCGGAGCGGATGGCCGAACTGGACCCCGTCCTGGTCCCGACGCTGCACCCGCCGCCCCGCGCCGGGGACGCACCCTGA
- a CDS encoding sensor histidine kinase, producing the protein MKDKDDMEMKAAGSSQAPTPERDQLFRLMADQVRDYALILLDAKGDIASWNSGAQRVTRYQPDEVLGRHYSLLHPKEEVKSGAPQRELTVAGSLGSLELQGWRLRKDGGRFWASIALTALKDDTGSILGYSLILHDNTERRASEEAMVKSRNMLERLFETAPDAVVVVDGGGVIRKVNQQAEVIFGYMREEMLGQRIELLIPKRFHKRHRQHLRNYFGDPRARKMGIGLELYGRHKNGAEIPVDIMLNPIAAQDATWVFAVIRDITLQKQGEAKILELNLTLRNQLDQLAATNRELESFSYSVSHDLRAPLRHIIGFVDLLTAKGGTNLDDKSRHYLNVISGAATKMGMLIDDLLAFSRMGRSDMMKGWVDLGLLVREIVADQQADAQDRKIEWDVTVLPVVLGDAAMLRQVLINLIGNAVKFTRGREVARIAVGSVELEGETDIFVKDNGVGFDEAYANKLFGLFQRLHANEEFEGTGVGLAIVQRIVLRHGGRVWAEGTVDGGASFWFSLPKTPPPSV; encoded by the coding sequence ATGAAAGACAAAGACGACATGGAAATGAAAGCCGCTGGCTCATCCCAGGCACCTACGCCGGAAAGGGACCAGCTCTTCCGTCTGATGGCAGATCAGGTAAGGGACTACGCCCTCATCCTTCTGGACGCCAAAGGGGATATCGCCTCCTGGAACAGTGGCGCCCAGCGGGTCACCCGGTACCAACCGGACGAGGTACTGGGACGGCACTACTCCCTGCTGCATCCAAAGGAAGAGGTGAAGTCCGGCGCACCGCAGCGGGAACTGACGGTAGCGGGGTCGTTGGGGAGCCTGGAGCTGCAGGGTTGGCGGCTTCGCAAGGACGGCGGCCGCTTCTGGGCCTCCATCGCGCTCACCGCTCTCAAGGACGATACCGGCAGCATTCTGGGCTACTCCCTCATCCTCCACGACAACACGGAGCGGCGCGCCTCGGAAGAAGCGATGGTGAAGAGCCGCAACATGCTGGAACGCCTCTTCGAGACGGCGCCGGACGCCGTCGTCGTCGTGGACGGCGGCGGGGTGATCCGCAAGGTGAACCAGCAGGCCGAGGTGATCTTCGGCTACATGCGCGAGGAGATGCTCGGGCAGCGCATCGAGCTCCTCATCCCGAAGCGCTTCCACAAACGCCACCGCCAGCACCTGCGCAACTACTTCGGCGACCCGCGGGCCCGCAAGATGGGAATCGGCCTCGAGCTCTACGGGCGCCACAAAAACGGCGCGGAGATCCCGGTCGACATCATGCTGAACCCGATCGCGGCGCAGGACGCCACCTGGGTCTTCGCCGTCATCCGCGACATCACGCTGCAAAAGCAGGGGGAGGCGAAGATCCTGGAACTGAACCTCACCCTCAGGAACCAGTTGGACCAGCTCGCCGCGACCAACCGGGAGCTGGAATCCTTCAGCTACTCGGTTTCCCACGACCTGCGCGCGCCTTTAAGGCACATCATCGGTTTCGTCGACCTGTTGACCGCGAAGGGGGGGACCAATCTCGACGACAAGAGCAGGCACTACCTCAACGTGATCAGCGGCGCCGCCACGAAGATGGGGATGCTGATCGACGACCTGCTCGCCTTCTCCCGCATGGGACGCAGCGACATGATGAAGGGGTGGGTTGACCTGGGTCTTTTGGTGCGGGAGATCGTGGCGGACCAGCAGGCGGACGCGCAGGACAGGAAGATCGAGTGGGACGTGACCGTGCTTCCGGTGGTGCTAGGCGACGCGGCGATGCTGCGGCAGGTGCTTATCAACCTGATCGGCAATGCCGTCAAGTTCACGCGCGGGAGAGAGGTGGCTAGAATCGCCGTTGGTTCGGTGGAACTGGAAGGGGAAACCGACATCTTCGTGAAGGACAACGGCGTCGGCTTCGACGAGGCCTACGCCAACAAGCTGTTCGGGCTGTTCCAGCGCCTGCATGCCAACGAGGAGTTCGAGGGTACCGGTGTCGGGCTTGCCATCGTCCAGCGCATCGTGCTGAGACACGGAGGACGCGTCTGGGCCGAAGGGACCGTGGACGGCGGCGCGAGCTTCTGGTTCTCGCTTCCGAAAACACCCCCGCCGTCCGTGTGA
- a CDS encoding GSU3473 family protein: protein MKIPVVFADERRGLVKAEELQKLIEQAAIVSFLRSDGECVQVGVDSVRGMGGRVYRGPERRGNVLFC from the coding sequence ATGAAGATTCCGGTTGTGTTTGCAGATGAAAGACGCGGGCTGGTAAAGGCGGAGGAACTCCAGAAGCTGATAGAACAGGCGGCGATCGTCTCCTTCCTGCGTAGTGACGGCGAGTGCGTTCAGGTCGGCGTCGACAGCGTGCGGGGGATGGGGGGCAGGGTCTATCGCGGTCCCGAACGCAGGGGTAACGTGCTGTTCTGTTGA
- a CDS encoding carbonic anhydrase, translating into MKSSKLARRIAIAATALAAMAGIAFASSEGSGVTADQALQKLMDGNARYVESKMTAGTLCDASARGKLAKSQHPYAIILSCSDSRVPPELIFDQALGEVFVVRVAGNVADPLVLGSVEYAAEHLGTPLIMVLGHERCGAVTATVAGGKPEGNIGAIVKEIAPAAKKAKEQCKGKAKEEIIECASEINAKAVAAQLPKRSKLLAKEVKAGKIKIVAAKYDLDDGKVTLLK; encoded by the coding sequence ATGAAAAGCAGCAAGCTAGCACGCAGGATCGCAATCGCGGCAACGGCCCTGGCGGCAATGGCCGGTATCGCCTTCGCCTCCAGCGAGGGAAGCGGCGTCACCGCCGACCAGGCCCTGCAGAAACTGATGGACGGCAACGCCCGCTACGTGGAAAGCAAGATGACCGCCGGGACGCTGTGCGACGCTTCGGCGCGCGGCAAGCTGGCGAAGAGCCAGCACCCCTACGCCATCATCCTCTCCTGCTCCGATTCCCGCGTCCCCCCCGAACTGATCTTCGACCAGGCCCTGGGCGAGGTCTTCGTGGTGCGCGTCGCCGGCAACGTGGCCGACCCGCTCGTGCTGGGGAGCGTCGAATACGCCGCCGAGCACCTCGGCACCCCGCTCATCATGGTGCTCGGGCACGAGCGCTGCGGCGCCGTCACCGCGACCGTGGCCGGCGGCAAGCCGGAAGGAAACATCGGCGCCATCGTGAAGGAGATCGCCCCCGCCGCCAAGAAGGCGAAGGAGCAGTGCAAGGGTAAGGCGAAGGAGGAGATCATCGAGTGCGCCTCCGAGATCAACGCGAAGGCGGTTGCCGCCCAGCTTCCCAAGCGGTCGAAGCTCCTCGCCAAGGAAGTGAAGGCAGGTAAGATCAAGATCGTCGCCGCCAAGTACGACCTCGACGACGGCAAGGTCACCCTGCTCAAGTAG
- a CDS encoding sulfite exporter TauE/SafE family protein: MVITFILVFVLGIVAGVVGAMLGLGGGIIIVPALALGFGMPMRTAVAASTVCIIATSTGAAVAFLRDRLTNTRVAIWLEMGTATGALTGALLAGWVNQRLLFILFGVLLAYSAYNMFRTRKEEHKEEVTPDAISQRLRLRGSYYDKALGRRVDYQVSRTIPGLIIMYFSGAAAGLLGIGAGIFKVPAMDQVMGMPFKASSATSNFMIGVTAASGAVVYFARGDVKPLVAGPVVLGVLIGAILGARLMVHMKASKIRLFFMPILAYTAIEMIYKGVKWW, translated from the coding sequence GTGGTCATCACCTTCATACTCGTTTTCGTATTAGGGATCGTTGCCGGGGTGGTGGGGGCCATGCTCGGCCTTGGCGGTGGCATCATCATCGTTCCCGCCCTGGCTCTCGGCTTCGGCATGCCGATGCGCACCGCGGTGGCGGCCTCCACGGTCTGCATCATCGCCACCTCGACGGGAGCGGCGGTCGCCTTCCTGAGGGATCGGCTCACCAACACCCGAGTCGCCATCTGGCTCGAAATGGGGACCGCCACCGGCGCCCTGACCGGCGCACTCTTGGCCGGCTGGGTGAACCAGCGCCTTTTGTTCATTCTCTTCGGAGTGCTCCTCGCCTACTCGGCCTACAACATGTTCCGCACCAGGAAGGAGGAGCACAAGGAGGAGGTGACTCCCGACGCCATCTCGCAGCGGCTGAGGCTCAGGGGTTCCTACTACGACAAGGCGCTCGGACGCCGGGTCGACTACCAGGTGAGCCGCACCATACCGGGGCTCATCATCATGTACTTCTCGGGAGCGGCCGCGGGACTCTTGGGGATCGGGGCGGGGATTTTCAAGGTCCCGGCCATGGACCAGGTGATGGGGATGCCGTTCAAGGCCTCGAGTGCCACGTCCAATTTCATGATCGGGGTTACCGCGGCATCGGGTGCGGTGGTTTACTTCGCGCGCGGCGACGTGAAGCCGCTGGTGGCGGGGCCGGTCGTTCTGGGGGTGCTGATCGGGGCGATCCTCGGCGCGCGCCTCATGGTGCACATGAAGGCGAGCAAGATCAGGCTCTTCTTCATGCCGATCCTGGCCTATACGGCGATCGAGATGATCTACAAGGGGGTGAAGTGGTGGTAG
- a CDS encoding glycosyltransferase family 4 protein yields MKILFVSLFLPQQNAYHAGGRYVNELLRRLSERHEIHLATRFEEGEEASLAELAPYCARIHPFSYPRISRRGIFGSLRLVANYLAFSRFADRLIRTGDYDLVQVEWVETALFIRRGRTPMVLDAHDVITKPAQRAFERSRGAARLWHALRWRLVCGVERAIMSRFDRIFTMSEFDRRYLLELAPRLDVSTVPIPAGMDVTDVSYPRIPERLLFLASYRYRPVNVEAALWFHSRVLPLVRREFPGAEFVIAGYGPPDELLRLAETDPGTKVTGFVEDTDPVYKSASVFVAPILTGGGIIVKILDALAAGTPVVTTSIGNEGINASPGAHLLVADTPEAFADAVISLLQDEEKRGRLAQGGHDFVTANFSMEAILERIESAYAELQKRRQSP; encoded by the coding sequence ATGAAGATCCTGTTCGTTTCCCTGTTCCTGCCGCAGCAAAACGCCTACCATGCCGGGGGACGCTACGTCAATGAGTTGCTGCGCCGGCTCTCGGAGCGGCACGAGATCCACCTCGCCACCCGGTTCGAAGAGGGGGAGGAAGCATCCCTCGCCGAGCTGGCCCCCTACTGCGCCCGCATCCATCCCTTCAGCTACCCGCGCATCTCCCGCAGGGGAATTTTTGGGTCACTGCGCCTTGTGGCCAACTACCTCGCCTTCAGCCGCTTCGCCGACCGGCTCATCCGCACCGGCGACTACGACCTCGTACAGGTCGAATGGGTGGAGACCGCCCTCTTCATCCGGCGTGGAAGAACCCCTATGGTACTCGATGCCCACGACGTCATCACCAAGCCGGCACAGCGCGCCTTCGAGCGCTCCCGCGGTGCGGCAAGACTTTGGCACGCCCTGCGCTGGCGCTTGGTGTGTGGCGTGGAACGCGCCATCATGTCCCGCTTCGACCGGATCTTCACCATGTCCGAATTCGATCGGCGCTACCTGCTGGAACTCGCGCCGCGCTTGGACGTCTCTACCGTTCCCATTCCGGCCGGAATGGACGTGACCGATGTCAGCTATCCGAGGATCCCCGAGCGCCTGCTCTTCCTCGCCTCGTACCGGTACCGGCCGGTGAACGTAGAGGCCGCGCTCTGGTTCCACTCTCGCGTGCTGCCGCTCGTGCGCCGCGAGTTTCCAGGGGCGGAATTCGTCATCGCAGGCTATGGCCCTCCCGACGAGCTGTTGCGGCTGGCAGAGACCGACCCCGGCACCAAGGTCACCGGTTTCGTCGAGGATACCGATCCGGTTTACAAGAGTGCCTCGGTATTCGTCGCCCCCATACTTACCGGCGGCGGCATCATCGTTAAGATCCTCGACGCGCTGGCCGCGGGCACCCCGGTGGTCACCACCAGCATCGGCAACGAGGGGATCAACGCCTCTCCGGGAGCGCATCTGTTGGTGGCGGACACCCCTGAGGCTTTCGCCGACGCGGTGATCTCACTGCTGCAAGATGAAGAGAAAAGGGGGCGCCTGGCCCAAGGCGGCCACGACTTCGTCACCGCCAACTTCAGCATGGAGGCGATTTTGGAGCGCATCGAGTCAGCCTACGCCGAGCTGCAGAAACGGCGCCAGTCCCCTTAG
- a CDS encoding Spy/CpxP family protein refolding chaperone: MKRQMKRLVLFACITATTVLGSQSAFAGNGAGGAGRMGGCEQQKHRGQGGMFRKMARELGLTDAQKQQVRTLLEAERKKNAPLFNALGTERRALRDLVHSGSADEGAIRAQSAKVAALQADLAVARAAVAKQVLALLTPEQAAKFKELKNGRGMGGMCLEQER; this comes from the coding sequence ATGAAAAGACAAATGAAGCGCCTGGTCCTGTTCGCCTGCATCACCGCCACCACCGTCCTCGGAAGTCAGAGTGCCTTCGCCGGCAATGGCGCGGGGGGAGCAGGGCGCATGGGGGGGTGCGAACAGCAAAAACACAGGGGGCAAGGCGGGATGTTTAGAAAGATGGCCCGCGAGCTCGGCCTGACCGACGCCCAGAAACAGCAGGTGCGTACGCTCTTAGAGGCAGAGCGGAAGAAGAATGCTCCGCTTTTCAATGCACTCGGCACCGAGCGTCGCGCGCTCCGTGACCTCGTGCACTCAGGCAGTGCCGATGAGGGGGCGATCAGAGCCCAGTCCGCCAAGGTCGCCGCTCTGCAGGCTGACCTCGCCGTGGCCCGTGCGGCGGTCGCCAAACAGGTCCTGGCCCTGCTGACGCCTGAGCAGGCAGCGAAGTTCAAGGAGCTGAAGAATGGGCGCGGCATGGGCGGCATGTGCCTCGAGCAGGAGCGCTAG